A single window of Nicotiana tomentosiformis chromosome 1, ASM39032v3, whole genome shotgun sequence DNA harbors:
- the LOC138908952 gene encoding uncharacterized protein, whose protein sequence is MLKKDAATSWTEDFQKAFDKIKEYLSTPPVLVPPEPGRPLLLYLSVLDGAFGCVLGQHDETGRKEQAIYYLSKKFTPYEARYSLLERTCWKLAKWQIFLSEFDIVYVTQKAVKGQALADNLAENPVGGEYEQLKIYFLYEEVSFVGEDISEAYDRWRMFFDGAANFKGGGITGNWRFRSASTSGAGRMGYKEYQDITISISCARDDEEHQDKNFIYPTPVRIHNQPAYCANVEEEADGNPWFHDIKEYLEKGEYPEHANHTKNARSEDCPTISSKPTYEWFHPSQEDTLSRILLDDYGNRLHPNRMSRAFNKRVKPRQFTPEQLVLKRIFPHQDEAKGKFSPNRQGPYIVHRVLTGGSLILVEMDGEIWPKPINSDAVKRYHVQNFCISSYDVIELRLT, encoded by the exons ATGCTGaagaaggatgccgcaaccaGTTGGACTGAAGATTTCCAAAAAGcttttgataaaatcaaagaatACTTGTCCACACCACCAGTCCTAGTCCCTCCAGAGCCTGGTAGACCACTACTACTCTACCTTTCCGTACTAGATGGGGCttttggttgtgtcttgggacaacatgatgagacAGGGAGAAAAGAACAGgccatatattatctgagcaaaaagttcacaccttacgaagcacggtattctctgctggaacgcacctgct ggaagctggcaaaatggcagatattcttgagtgaattcgacattgtctatgtgactcagaaggcggttaaAGGACAAGCATTAGCAGATAATCTTGCggaaaatcctgtaggaggagaatatgaacaacttaaaatatattttctctatgaagaagtatcattcgtaggagaggATATCTCAGAAGCATACGACaggtggagaatgtttttcgatggagccgcaaacttcaaaggagggg gaattactggtaattggcGATTCAGATCTGCCAgtacatcaggtgcagggagaatgggctacaaagaataccaagatattaccatatctatatcatgtgcaagagatgatgaagag catcaggacaagaatttcatctacCCCActccggtaaggattcataatcagccggCTTACTGCGCTaatgttgaagaagaagcagacgggaatccatggttccatgatatcaaggagtacttggaaaaaggagagtacccggagcatgcaaatcacACTAAAAAcgcacgctccgaagattgtccaaccatttcttctaAA CCCACATATGAATGGTTTCAtcctagccaagaagatactctgagccggatacttttggatgactatggaaacagactgcatccg aacagaatgtccagagctttcaacaaaagggtcaaacctagacagttcacACCAGAGCAGCTGGTGCTGAAACGGATctttccacatcaggatgaagcgaaaggaaaattctcacccaaccGGCAAGGGCCTTATATTGTTCATAGGGTACTAACAGGAGGATCACTCATACTCGTAGAGATGgatggagaaatttggccaaagcctatcaattcagacgcagtcaaaagatacCATGTCCAAAATTTTTGCATTTCTTCATatgatgtaattgaactacgcttgacctga